In one Brassica oleracea var. oleracea cultivar TO1000 chromosome C9, BOL, whole genome shotgun sequence genomic region, the following are encoded:
- the LOC106316514 gene encoding mitochondrial pyruvate carrier 3: MATTKLQALWNHPAGPKTIHFWAPTFKWGISIANIVDFQKPPETLSYPQQMVITTTGLIWSRYSTVVTPKNWNLFSVSLATAATGVYQLTRKIKHDYASETGHVVAKE, translated from the exons ATGGCAACGACGAAGCTTCAAGCTCTCTGGAATCACCCAGCAGGACCTAAGACAA TTCATTTCTGGGCTCCAACTTTCAAGTGGGGTATAAGCATTGCTAACATTGTAGACTTTCAGAAACCTCCGGAGACACTTTCATACCCTCAACAAATGG TGATCACAACCACTGGACTCATTTGGTCACGCTACAGCACTGTAGTCACTCCG AAAAACTGGAATCTTTTTAGCGTTAGTCTTGCTACTGCAGCGACGGGTGTATACCAACTTACTCGTAAAATCAA ACACGATTATGCATCTGAAACAGGCCATGTTGTTGCCAAAGAATGA